Proteins encoded within one genomic window of Lactococcus garvieae:
- a CDS encoding class I SAM-dependent methyltransferase: MPHKHHNYEQESEKFYDNIAQHFDHSFDGFLASFFKKFIVKHLEFQENANILDMGCANGTLLAMLSKEKKIVGAGLDISSEMVKIARQRHPEFEFKQGSAENVPFSDHNFDVIICSASFHHFPHPNRFLSEAGRLLKPEGRLIIAEIHIPVVTKLYNWRLNRFSREGDVKVYQLKELHHLFKKQGWQIVKRKIFFQIQYYELKKL; this comes from the coding sequence ATGCCACACAAACACCACAACTACGAACAAGAATCAGAAAAATTCTATGACAATATCGCCCAACATTTTGATCATTCTTTCGATGGTTTTCTGGCTTCCTTTTTCAAGAAGTTCATTGTTAAACATTTAGAGTTTCAAGAAAATGCTAACATCCTCGATATGGGTTGTGCTAATGGCACGCTCTTAGCAATGCTGAGCAAGGAGAAAAAGATAGTTGGTGCAGGCTTAGATATTTCATCAGAAATGGTGAAAATCGCTCGTCAACGTCACCCTGAGTTTGAGTTCAAACAAGGCAGTGCCGAAAATGTCCCATTTTCTGATCATAACTTTGATGTTATTATCTGTTCTGCAAGTTTTCACCATTTCCCTCATCCCAACCGCTTTCTTAGTGAGGCTGGTCGTTTGTTAAAACCAGAGGGTCGTTTAATCATTGCGGAAATACATATCCCTGTAGTGACGAAGCTCTATAATTGGCGGCTTAATCGTTTTTCGAGAGAAGGAGATGTTAAGGTTTATCAGCTAAAAGAGTTACACCATCTTTTCAAAAAACAAGGTTGGCAAATCGTTAAACGGAAAATATTTTTCCAAATACAATACTACGAACTAAAAAAGCTGTAA
- a CDS encoding DsrE family protein, with protein sequence MLKVILHINENQKWKAVLSNVENFQSWLSENKEAGDIEILVNGEAVDKVLQGSTINLSEVLQTGVKVAVCQNSLNARAYTTEMLQEGCTVVPAGIVELVQKQHLGFAYIKP encoded by the coding sequence ATGTTAAAAGTTATTTTGCATATCAATGAGAACCAAAAATGGAAAGCAGTTTTGTCTAATGTAGAAAACTTTCAAAGCTGGCTGTCAGAGAACAAGGAAGCTGGAGACATTGAAATTTTAGTCAATGGAGAAGCTGTCGATAAGGTTCTTCAGGGATCTACTATAAATCTATCGGAAGTATTACAAACAGGCGTAAAAGTTGCGGTTTGTCAAAATTCACTAAATGCGCGCGCTTATACAACGGAAATGCTGCAAGAAGGATGTACAGTTGTTCCAGCCGGTATCGTAGAGCTGGTACAAAAGCAGCATTTGGGTTTTGCTTATATAAAACCATGA
- a CDS encoding ABC transporter ATP-binding protein — translation MLRVKNVAYWYKDPADALFEDISVDFESGKLYTIIGKSGSGKTTFLSLISGLDVAKKGEISYEDKILSAKNLTTFRQKDLSIVFQAYNLLPYMSAYQNVRTALEISGNKIPNIKSYVREKLTEVGIDESLQDKKVSQLSGGQQQRVAIVRAMATGHKLVVADEPTGNLDEETSAAIVSLFKKMAHEQDKTVILVTHDHDVAAEADVVLELKHKKLTERK, via the coding sequence ATGTTAAGAGTAAAAAATGTTGCTTATTGGTATAAGGATCCCGCTGATGCGCTTTTTGAAGATATCAGTGTGGATTTTGAATCAGGAAAGCTTTACACGATTATTGGCAAATCTGGCAGTGGGAAAACAACTTTTCTCTCACTAATTTCAGGTTTAGATGTTGCTAAAAAAGGCGAAATAAGTTATGAAGATAAAATTTTATCCGCGAAAAATCTGACCACCTTTCGACAAAAAGACCTGTCTATCGTCTTTCAAGCTTACAATTTGTTGCCCTATATGTCAGCTTACCAAAATGTAAGAACTGCTCTTGAAATATCAGGCAATAAAATTCCTAATATTAAAAGCTATGTTCGTGAAAAATTGACAGAAGTCGGAATTGACGAAAGCTTACAGGACAAAAAAGTTTCTCAGCTGTCGGGAGGACAACAGCAACGGGTTGCCATCGTTCGTGCAATGGCAACTGGGCATAAGTTGGTTGTGGCAGATGAACCCACGGGTAATTTAGATGAAGAAACATCGGCAGCGATTGTGTCCCTTTTCAAGAAAATGGCCCATGAACAAGATAAAACAGTTATTTTAGTAACCCATGATCATGATGTCGCAGCAGAAGCAGATGTAGTCTTGGAGCTAAAGCATAAAAAATTGACAGAAAGAAAGTAA
- a CDS encoding tetratricopeptide repeat protein gives MSYSEDTIDFLHKGDLIGMHNALSNALKHDNEEMLADLAEYLQMMGFIDESHQIYDKILGDNPESTDYLINLAEIAEDDGEIDDALNYLYQIPAGDENYVAALIQIADLYQFEGDFETAISKLEEARELSDSPLITFALAESYYEQGAYQEAIQNYAKLSVREILQQTKISTYQRIGESYAHLGNFENAISFLEKSLEFDKTADTLYKIALLYSELDNQARAISYFKQLEDYNTDLLNYELAYAQTLEADRQFDEAARVAQEGLLKNPNSALLLHFLSKLAYRQKDQAAAERYLMDALNVAELHDETVFLLANLYFNENDFEAVTRLEDLLEEEHVLAQWLFAQANKELENDAQAEALYTELLSTVLIENPDFLKDYIDFLQQIGQNDKAQAYIKQYLELAPDDEEIRGLLFE, from the coding sequence ATGTCTTATTCAGAAGATACAATTGATTTCCTACACAAAGGTGATTTGATTGGTATGCACAATGCTTTGAGCAATGCGCTTAAACATGATAATGAAGAAATGCTTGCGGATCTGGCAGAGTATCTACAAATGATGGGCTTTATCGATGAGAGCCATCAAATATACGATAAGATTCTGGGCGATAATCCTGAAAGTACAGACTATTTGATTAATCTGGCGGAAATTGCAGAGGACGACGGCGAGATTGATGATGCCCTCAACTATCTCTATCAGATTCCTGCTGGAGATGAAAACTATGTTGCTGCTTTGATTCAGATTGCTGATTTGTACCAGTTTGAAGGGGATTTTGAGACAGCGATTAGCAAGCTAGAAGAGGCACGGGAACTTTCTGATTCGCCTTTAATAACTTTTGCTTTAGCCGAAAGCTACTATGAGCAAGGCGCTTATCAGGAAGCGATCCAAAACTATGCAAAACTCTCTGTACGAGAAATTTTACAGCAAACTAAAATTTCAACTTATCAGCGTATCGGTGAATCCTATGCGCATCTAGGAAATTTTGAAAATGCAATCTCATTTTTGGAAAAATCACTGGAATTTGACAAAACAGCAGATACTCTTTACAAAATTGCCCTGCTTTACAGCGAGCTTGATAATCAAGCCCGTGCGATTAGCTATTTTAAGCAATTAGAAGACTATAATACTGACCTTCTAAACTATGAACTGGCTTACGCACAGACTCTCGAAGCTGACCGTCAGTTTGATGAAGCAGCACGCGTAGCTCAGGAAGGATTGCTTAAAAATCCTAACTCTGCCTTACTATTGCACTTTCTCTCAAAACTGGCTTACAGACAAAAAGATCAAGCAGCGGCAGAGCGCTATCTAATGGATGCTTTAAATGTTGCGGAGTTACATGATGAGACGGTGTTCCTGCTGGCTAATCTCTATTTCAACGAAAATGATTTTGAAGCAGTGACTCGCCTTGAAGACCTTTTAGAAGAAGAGCATGTATTGGCACAATGGCTCTTCGCTCAGGCCAATAAAGAGTTGGAAAATGATGCGCAAGCTGAAGCTCTCTATACTGAGCTTTTATCTACTGTACTTATCGAAAATCCAGATTTCTTAAAAGATTATATTGATTTTCTCCAACAAATAGGGCAAAATGATAAAGCTCAAGCTTATATTAAGCAATATCTAGAACTCGCACCCGATGATGAGGAAATAAGAGGACTATTGTTCGAGTAA
- a CDS encoding ABC transporter permease — protein sequence MNFIKRAGLHLISKRGKTLLLGLVFMAILSFVLAGLTIRSAATKAAEEAKKSVGAIVTLAVDRQKLAQQGQMMGGDMPSPISRELAEKISHLPGVASTLLSVGGAVTKGQGIEPVKVETGNTMGGEIKANIGGSNMAEVDFRMTGVNATDLAGSFSDGTAKIVEGKGLTEEDLGSNHVLIEQTLAEKNDLKVGDTFELKDTDGKAHKVKITGIYQTTASTDGMAARIPSMNPVNNIFAPYTLAESLATEREKDTVDQAIFNLDNPEKMDEFVAAAEKELPTDSPYALQTNDAFYQQMLGPINNVSGFAMNIVVLVALAGSLILGLIVIMSIRERRYEIGVLMSLGERKSKIIGQFFVELLIIMVLAIGGASITGNFIGNAIGNQLLSQQNTAQTQEAEEASSQQNLQQGGMIRQQAGGPGSNSPLTGQAKAE from the coding sequence ATGAACTTTATTAAACGTGCAGGTTTGCATCTTATTTCCAAACGAGGCAAGACATTACTTCTAGGCTTAGTTTTTATGGCTATTTTGAGTTTTGTCCTGGCTGGTTTGACGATAAGAAGTGCAGCCACTAAGGCAGCTGAGGAAGCGAAAAAGTCTGTGGGAGCAATCGTAACACTTGCTGTAGATAGACAAAAGCTTGCTCAACAGGGGCAGATGATGGGTGGTGATATGCCAAGTCCTATCAGCCGTGAACTGGCTGAAAAAATAAGTCACTTGCCAGGTGTCGCTTCAACATTGTTATCGGTAGGCGGAGCTGTCACCAAAGGACAAGGTATCGAGCCTGTTAAAGTGGAAACAGGCAACACTATGGGCGGAGAAATAAAAGCCAATATTGGTGGAAGCAACATGGCAGAAGTTGATTTCCGAATGACAGGGGTGAATGCCACAGACTTGGCGGGAAGTTTCTCTGATGGAACTGCTAAAATCGTTGAAGGAAAAGGACTGACCGAGGAGGATCTAGGCAGTAATCATGTCTTGATAGAGCAAACGTTGGCTGAGAAGAATGATTTAAAAGTCGGAGATACTTTTGAACTCAAGGACACTGATGGAAAAGCTCACAAAGTTAAAATTACAGGTATTTATCAGACAACAGCGAGTACCGATGGCATGGCAGCACGTATCCCCTCAATGAATCCAGTGAATAATATCTTTGCACCCTATACTTTGGCAGAAAGTTTAGCCACAGAACGGGAAAAAGATACAGTGGATCAAGCTATCTTCAACCTTGATAATCCTGAAAAAATGGACGAGTTTGTTGCGGCTGCCGAAAAAGAGCTGCCTACGGATAGCCCGTATGCTTTGCAGACGAATGATGCTTTTTACCAACAAATGTTAGGCCCAATCAACAATGTTTCTGGTTTTGCGATGAATATTGTGGTACTGGTTGCACTAGCTGGGAGTTTGATTCTAGGCTTGATTGTCATTATGTCTATTCGTGAACGACGTTATGAGATCGGAGTACTCATGAGTTTAGGTGAACGTAAATCTAAAATTATTGGTCAGTTTTTTGTTGAACTGCTTATTATTATGGTTCTTGCTATTGGTGGAGCAAGTATAACAGGGAACTTCATTGGTAACGCTATAGGAAATCAGCTTCTAAGTCAGCAAAACACAGCACAGACACAGGAAGCAGAGGAAGCATCCAGTCAGCAAAACTTACAGCAAGGCGGAATGATACGTCAGCAAGCAGGAGGTCCAGGTTCAAACTCTCCATTAACAGGTCAAGCAAAAGCTGAGTAG
- a CDS encoding ATP-binding cassette domain-containing protein, which produces MTETIRVISDNVNNLKNVSLEIPKKKITVFTGVSGSGKSSLVFDTLADESQRLLNETLPAFVRQFLPKYERPDVERIENLPASIVIDQKTLGGNARSTLATITDIAPVIRQLFSGGGQPQLGVDHFSFNLPAGMCPDCQGIGKKLELKMELFVDMARTLNNGAVLFKPYQKIVKMYVENGLFDGEKKLKDFTEEELERLYHGKDVGKIKMGEYNLTYEGIVDKFNRGFLQKEGDLSAGAQKTLATYTHEALCSTCQGKRLNQESLAVRWSSYSFADLMAMELTDLSDALAQLEGTGHLKQQIDHLIELGLGYLSLDRETSTLSGGESQRVKLVKHLNNALSDMLYIFDEPSVGLHPRDVARINAIFTKLRDKGNTVLIIEHDPDVIKIADWVVEVGPAAGIHGGEIMFEGSYTQLLQSDCLTGQYLAEKTPINATPRQAVHFYQGKVSSANNLKKQALDIPKGLLTVVTGVAGSGKSTLVEHSLRAAYPEAVMITQASLAANSRSNPATFIGIMDAIRKAFAKENDVKPSLFSYNSEGACPDCEGRGYIESRLAFMETVKQTCELCQGKRYKAEALSFKYQGKDITEILGLTIEEALDFFQNIPIIKKKVKAMNEVGLGYLTLGQSTSTLSGGERQRLKLANEFYQKGNLFILDEPSTGLHLSDIGRLMKIMNHFVEQGNTLVVIEHQLDIMRQADWIIDVGPDGGSSGGEVVYAGPPAGLQDCATSLTAKYI; this is translated from the coding sequence ATGACTGAGACGATTCGTGTGATTTCAGATAATGTCAATAATTTAAAAAATGTATCTCTTGAGATTCCTAAAAAAAAGATTACCGTCTTTACTGGTGTTTCAGGATCAGGAAAATCAAGTCTTGTATTTGATACGCTCGCCGATGAGTCACAGCGTCTCTTAAACGAAACTTTGCCAGCATTTGTTCGGCAATTTTTGCCTAAATATGAACGTCCTGATGTTGAACGCATTGAAAACCTTCCAGCTTCTATCGTGATTGATCAAAAAACGCTAGGAGGAAATGCTCGTTCGACTCTTGCGACAATTACGGATATCGCACCTGTTATTCGTCAACTGTTTTCAGGCGGTGGCCAGCCTCAACTTGGAGTGGATCATTTTTCTTTTAATCTTCCTGCAGGCATGTGTCCAGACTGCCAAGGTATTGGTAAAAAATTAGAACTTAAGATGGAGCTTTTTGTCGATATGGCGCGCACCCTCAATAATGGCGCAGTCCTCTTCAAACCCTATCAAAAAATTGTCAAAATGTATGTGGAAAATGGACTTTTTGATGGTGAGAAGAAGCTGAAAGATTTTACAGAAGAAGAGTTAGAGCGCCTTTATCACGGCAAAGACGTCGGAAAAATCAAGATGGGAGAATACAATCTTACCTATGAGGGAATAGTTGATAAGTTTAACCGTGGCTTTTTGCAGAAAGAAGGAGATTTGTCCGCAGGTGCACAAAAAACGTTGGCAACTTATACACATGAGGCTCTCTGTTCGACATGTCAAGGCAAACGTTTAAATCAAGAATCTCTTGCGGTACGTTGGTCAAGTTATAGCTTTGCGGACTTGATGGCCATGGAACTTACTGATTTAAGTGATGCCTTGGCTCAACTGGAAGGTACTGGCCATCTCAAACAACAGATTGATCACCTTATTGAACTTGGACTAGGCTATCTCAGTCTTGATCGAGAAACATCTACCTTATCGGGTGGAGAATCACAGCGTGTGAAGTTAGTGAAGCATTTGAATAATGCTTTATCGGACATGCTCTATATTTTTGATGAACCTTCCGTCGGCCTGCATCCGAGAGATGTGGCGCGTATTAATGCCATCTTTACGAAGTTACGAGACAAAGGTAATACGGTTTTGATTATTGAGCATGACCCAGATGTCATTAAGATCGCAGATTGGGTGGTCGAAGTTGGTCCGGCAGCTGGCATTCATGGTGGGGAGATTATGTTTGAAGGCAGCTATACGCAACTCCTCCAGTCGGACTGTTTGACAGGGCAATATCTTGCTGAGAAGACACCAATTAATGCCACACCTCGACAAGCTGTTCACTTTTATCAAGGAAAAGTTTCCAGCGCCAACAATCTTAAAAAACAAGCGCTAGATATTCCCAAAGGTCTGCTTACGGTTGTGACCGGTGTAGCAGGGTCAGGAAAATCAACTCTTGTAGAGCATTCCCTAAGAGCTGCATATCCAGAAGCTGTCATGATAACGCAAGCCAGCTTGGCTGCCAATAGCCGTTCCAACCCCGCAACTTTTATTGGAATCATGGATGCGATTAGGAAGGCTTTTGCTAAGGAAAATGATGTGAAGCCTAGTCTTTTCAGCTATAACTCAGAAGGAGCCTGCCCGGATTGTGAAGGGCGTGGCTATATCGAGTCTCGTTTAGCCTTTATGGAAACAGTAAAACAAACCTGTGAACTTTGTCAGGGCAAACGCTATAAGGCAGAAGCTCTTTCCTTTAAATATCAAGGGAAAGATATCACGGAGATATTGGGATTAACGATTGAAGAAGCTTTAGACTTTTTCCAGAATATTCCCATCATCAAGAAAAAAGTAAAAGCCATGAATGAAGTAGGTCTTGGCTATCTGACTCTTGGGCAGTCCACCAGCACTTTATCCGGTGGAGAACGTCAACGCTTGAAGTTAGCCAATGAGTTTTATCAAAAAGGCAATTTATTTATCCTTGATGAACCTTCTACAGGCTTGCATCTGTCCGATATTGGCCGCTTAATGAAGATTATGAATCATTTTGTTGAGCAAGGCAATACCTTAGTTGTGATTGAACATCAGTTAGATATTATGCGTCAAGCGGATTGGATTATTGACGTGGGTCCAGACGGCGGCTCATCTGGGGGAGAGGTTGTTTATGCAGGACCACCAGCAGGCTTGCAAGACTGCGCGACTTCACTTACTGCTAAATATATATAA
- a CDS encoding AI-2E family transporter, with protein sequence MEKQNFRASVFFKWVINNKVVTALLVVLLLLLNILLLSKVNFIFAPIADFLTIVSLPIVLAAVFYYLLNPIVDYLEKKRVPRIASIIVIFVLIAGLLVWGLAYAIPSVSNSVATFSKHVPNYVDQIQEEVNQLLTNRHFEQFRPQMDDFMDSLGNNIVDWSKNFSTAAFSSITDVITRTASVFISLIIFPFVLFYLLRDGKNLNGYITHLLPVNWRKDTSKILTEMNSQLANYVRGQVIVAIAVALMLAIGLPIIGLRYGITLAILSGFFNLIPFLGFYLAIIPAMIIGLATGGPVMLLKVLIVYIIEQTLEGRFVSPLVLGKQLSIHPITVLFVLLTAGKVFGLWGVLLGIPFYAAAKVIVSHFYDWYREISELYHPANLEKTSEIEVIEE encoded by the coding sequence ATGGAAAAACAAAATTTTAGAGCCTCTGTTTTTTTCAAATGGGTTATTAATAATAAAGTAGTAACGGCACTCCTAGTAGTCTTACTTTTGTTGCTGAATATTCTACTACTGAGCAAGGTGAACTTCATTTTTGCACCGATTGCTGATTTCTTAACTATTGTTTCATTACCCATTGTTTTGGCAGCCGTATTTTATTATTTGCTTAATCCCATTGTTGATTATTTAGAAAAAAAACGCGTACCACGTATTGCGAGTATTATCGTTATCTTCGTGTTGATAGCTGGCTTGCTTGTATGGGGCTTAGCTTACGCTATTCCCTCAGTATCAAATAGTGTGGCTACTTTTTCTAAGCATGTTCCCAACTATGTGGACCAGATTCAAGAGGAAGTCAATCAATTATTGACAAACCGTCATTTTGAACAATTCCGTCCACAGATGGATGACTTTATGGATTCTCTTGGCAACAATATTGTAGATTGGTCGAAAAACTTTTCAACAGCTGCTTTTAGCTCCATTACAGACGTTATCACACGAACTGCCAGTGTCTTTATCTCTCTTATTATTTTCCCCTTTGTTCTTTTCTACCTTTTACGAGATGGAAAAAACTTGAACGGATATATCACTCATCTTTTACCCGTGAACTGGCGTAAAGATACTTCAAAAATCTTGACTGAGATGAATTCACAACTGGCAAACTACGTTCGTGGTCAAGTTATTGTTGCGATTGCCGTAGCTTTGATGCTTGCGATTGGGCTTCCTATCATTGGCTTGCGCTACGGAATTACCCTTGCGATTTTGTCAGGATTCTTTAACTTGATTCCGTTCCTCGGTTTCTATTTAGCCATTATCCCAGCAATGATTATTGGTCTTGCGACAGGTGGTCCTGTAATGCTACTTAAAGTCTTGATTGTCTACATCATTGAGCAAACGCTTGAAGGTCGCTTTGTTTCTCCATTGGTTTTAGGTAAACAATTAAGCATTCATCCTATCACAGTACTTTTTGTTCTTTTAACTGCGGGAAAAGTTTTTGGTCTATGGGGCGTCCTTTTGGGAATACCGTTTTATGCAGCAGCCAAAGTTATTGTAAGTCACTTTTACGATTGGTATCGTGAAATTTCTGAACTCTATCATCCGGCCAATTTAGAAAAAACAAGTGAAATTGAAGTAATAGAGGAGTAA
- the abc-f gene encoding ribosomal protection-like ABC-F family protein, producing the protein MSLALELKNVKVSFKDQDILDIEHLMVYEGEKIGIVGANGQGKSTLLNLISGQLNPDYGKIERHIDFEYLRQIGGEAVDDLDYEWLSRMQVPAQDYEHLSGGQQRKFMLSQVLAQYPQGLLLDEPTTHLDKESMEDLAKEVRYYYGTILLVSHDRSFLNATVEKIWEIADGRVTVYNGNYQDYIEAKEKAALETVRYNEKLAKEKALLERAIATKEAKIAQQADNVAKNLKRAIKPDRYSATKSKDSVQKAAQRQVKAMNTRLDKLGNFEKLEEERELKFPLSPSLVLHNKFPIMADGLTVKAGKNVLLDRINFQFPLGKVIVLSGPNGSGKSSLLRKIITGDKHLTLSPKLKIASYGQLDYDLHSELPLLLYLTEQSDYDESFIRSLLVQLGFNHSQMRTSVNKLSGGQATKVILAQTFIQPSNLLILDEPTNFIDLETIEALEKFIHSYPGTIILTSHDTAFVKKVADVRYEILDQKLRQMD; encoded by the coding sequence ATGAGTTTAGCACTAGAGTTGAAAAATGTTAAAGTGAGTTTTAAGGATCAGGATATCTTAGATATCGAGCATCTAATGGTCTATGAAGGAGAAAAGATAGGAATAGTGGGTGCCAATGGGCAAGGGAAATCGACTTTATTGAATCTTATTTCAGGTCAGCTAAATCCTGATTATGGTAAGATTGAGAGGCACATTGATTTTGAGTATCTGAGACAAATTGGCGGTGAAGCAGTGGATGATCTTGACTATGAGTGGTTGTCAAGGATGCAAGTACCCGCTCAGGACTATGAACATTTATCTGGTGGGCAGCAACGAAAGTTTATGCTTAGTCAAGTTTTAGCGCAATATCCTCAAGGTTTATTGCTCGATGAACCAACGACACATTTGGATAAAGAAAGCATGGAAGATCTAGCTAAGGAAGTCCGTTATTACTATGGAACCATACTTCTTGTATCTCATGATCGCTCTTTCCTTAATGCCACAGTAGAGAAAATATGGGAAATCGCCGATGGGCGAGTAACTGTCTATAACGGCAATTATCAGGACTATATAGAAGCAAAAGAAAAAGCTGCTCTAGAGACTGTGCGCTATAATGAGAAGTTGGCAAAAGAAAAAGCCCTTTTAGAGCGGGCTATTGCTACTAAAGAAGCAAAAATAGCTCAGCAGGCAGACAATGTTGCCAAAAATTTGAAACGCGCGATAAAGCCAGACCGCTATTCCGCAACGAAGTCTAAAGATAGTGTACAAAAAGCAGCGCAGCGACAAGTTAAAGCCATGAACACAAGGCTAGACAAACTTGGCAACTTTGAAAAATTAGAAGAAGAGCGAGAGCTGAAATTTCCTCTATCTCCCAGCCTTGTCTTACACAACAAGTTTCCCATCATGGCAGATGGTTTGACAGTAAAAGCAGGCAAAAATGTCTTGCTGGACAGGATTAACTTCCAGTTTCCCTTAGGGAAAGTGATTGTTCTTTCAGGACCAAATGGTTCGGGGAAATCCAGTTTGTTACGAAAAATTATAACGGGAGATAAGCACTTAACTTTATCGCCTAAGCTTAAAATAGCCAGTTATGGGCAGCTGGATTATGACCTTCACTCAGAGCTGCCTTTGTTGTTATATCTGACTGAACAAAGTGATTATGATGAGAGTTTCATACGCAGCCTTCTCGTACAGTTAGGCTTTAATCACAGTCAGATGCGTACATCTGTTAATAAACTATCTGGAGGACAGGCGACAAAGGTTATTTTAGCACAAACCTTTATTCAACCTTCAAATCTCTTAATCCTAGATGAGCCAACGAATTTTATTGATTTAGAAACGATAGAGGCCTTAGAGAAGTTTATCCATAGTTATCCAGGAACTATTATTTTGACTTCCCATGATACTGCATTTGTAAAAAAAGTTGCAGATGTACGCTATGAGATTTTAGACCAAAAGTTACGACAAATGGACTAA
- the alsS gene encoding acetolactate synthase AlsS, with protein MTEKKFGSDLVVDSLINHNVKYVFGIPGAKIDRVFDRLEHDPKAPELIITHHEQGAAFMAQAVGRITGEPGVVLVTSGPGVSNLATPLLTATSEGDAILAIGGQVKRADRLKRAHQSMDNAQMMAPASKYSQEILDPSTISETVANAYRIAKGGRAGSSFLSIPQDVTDSEVSVNAIKPLSDPKMGNASIDDINYLAQAIKNAVLPVILVGAGGSDEKVAKALRNLLSHVSIPVVETFQGAGVISRDLEHTFFGRIGLFRNQPGDMLLKRSDLVIAVGYDPIEYEARNWNAEIDSRIVVIDNAIAEIDTYYQPERELIGDIAQTLENLLPAVRGYNLPEGSVEYLKGLRDVISQHEFDVEAAEEGRLHPLDLVSTFQEVVKDDETVTVDVGSLYIWMARYFRSYEPRHLLFSNGMQTLGVALPWGITAGLLRPGHKVYSHSGDGGFLFTGQELEVAVRLNLPLIHIIWNDGHYDMVKFQEEKKYGRAAGVNFGSVDYVKYADAMGAKGYRVHSAEELKELLESIPDTTGPVVIDVPIDYSDNIKLADTLLPEEFY; from the coding sequence ATGACTGAAAAAAAATTCGGCTCAGACTTAGTTGTAGATAGTTTAATTAACCATAATGTAAAATATGTTTTTGGTATTCCCGGTGCCAAGATTGACCGCGTATTCGATCGCTTAGAACATGATCCAAAAGCACCAGAATTAATCATCACTCACCACGAACAAGGTGCTGCTTTCATGGCACAAGCTGTGGGACGTATCACGGGTGAACCTGGGGTTGTTTTGGTAACTTCTGGACCAGGTGTATCAAACTTGGCAACGCCACTTTTGACCGCAACGTCTGAAGGTGATGCTATCCTTGCGATTGGTGGTCAAGTAAAACGTGCCGACCGTTTGAAACGTGCCCATCAATCAATGGATAATGCGCAAATGATGGCACCTGCTTCAAAATATTCGCAAGAAATCTTGGATCCCTCAACAATTTCGGAAACAGTAGCCAATGCTTATCGTATCGCTAAAGGCGGTCGTGCAGGGTCAAGCTTCTTGTCAATCCCACAAGACGTGACAGACTCAGAAGTATCAGTTAATGCCATTAAACCTTTGTCAGATCCAAAGATGGGGAATGCCTCTATCGATGATATTAACTATTTGGCACAAGCAATTAAAAATGCTGTATTACCTGTTATCCTTGTAGGTGCAGGTGGTTCCGATGAAAAAGTTGCCAAAGCCTTGCGTAACTTGCTTTCGCACGTTTCAATTCCTGTTGTCGAAACTTTCCAAGGTGCGGGTGTCATTTCACGAGATCTTGAACATACATTCTTCGGTCGTATCGGTCTCTTCCGTAACCAACCGGGTGATATGCTATTGAAACGTTCAGACTTAGTTATTGCTGTCGGTTATGATCCAATCGAGTATGAGGCACGCAACTGGAATGCTGAAATTGACAGCCGTATCGTCGTTATTGATAATGCTATCGCTGAAATCGATACATACTATCAACCTGAACGTGAATTGATTGGTGACATTGCCCAAACATTGGAAAATCTTTTGCCAGCCGTTCGTGGTTATAACTTGCCAGAAGGCTCTGTCGAATACCTTAAAGGCTTGCGCGATGTTATTAGCCAACACGAGTTTGACGTAGAAGCAGCTGAAGAAGGACGTTTGCATCCACTTGACTTGGTAAGTACTTTCCAAGAAGTAGTCAAAGATGATGAGACTGTTACGGTTGACGTTGGCTCACTCTATATCTGGATGGCACGTTATTTCCGTTCTTATGAACCACGTCACTTGCTCTTCTCAAATGGTATGCAAACATTGGGTGTCGCTTTACCATGGGGGATTACAGCTGGTTTGCTCCGCCCAGGACATAAAGTTTATTCTCACTCAGGTGATGGAGGCTTCCTCTTTACAGGACAAGAACTTGAAGTTGCGGTGCGCCTTAACTTGCCATTGATTCACATCATCTGGAATGATGGTCACTATGACATGGTTAAATTCCAAGAAGAGAAAAAATACGGCCGCGCAGCAGGCGTAAACTTCGGTAGCGTTGATTACGTAAAATACGCAGACGCAATGGGTGCTAAAGGCTATCGCGTGCACAGTGCCGAAGAACTCAAAGAACTTTTGGAATCAATCCCTGATACAACAGGACCAGTTGTGATTGATGTTCCTATCGATTACTCTGATAATATTAAATTGGCGGATACGCTTTTACCTGAAGAATTTTATTGA